From Burkholderiales bacterium, a single genomic window includes:
- a CDS encoding Fe(3+) ABC transporter substrate-binding protein yields the protein MLKRFFLTLVMLLAAAPVFAKEVVVYSARNEQLIKPLFDAYIKKTGVNIKFVTDKEGPLLARLKAEGANTPADVFLTVDAGNLWQAASEGLLRPVESKTLNSNIPAHLRDPRNRWFGLSVRARTIVYNTGKVKPPELSTYEALGDPKWKGRLCLRTSKKVYNQSLVAMMIAEHGPQKTEKIVDSWVGNLATDVFPDDTKLMEAVAAGQCDVGIVNTYYFGRLLEKSPKLPLALFWPNQKTSGVHVNISGAGVTRQAKNPDGAVKLLEWLSGAEAQNMFADVNLEYPANPSVKADAAVAAWGTFKPNPINVVNAGEKQAEAVKLMDRAGYK from the coding sequence ATGCTCAAACGTTTCTTCTTAACGCTCGTTATGCTGCTGGCCGCAGCGCCGGTATTTGCGAAGGAAGTCGTCGTCTACTCCGCCCGCAACGAACAGTTGATCAAGCCGCTGTTCGATGCCTACATCAAAAAAACGGGCGTCAATATCAAATTCGTCACTGACAAGGAAGGCCCGCTGCTCGCGCGCTTGAAGGCTGAAGGCGCAAATACACCGGCCGATGTTTTTCTCACCGTCGATGCCGGGAATTTGTGGCAGGCGGCGAGCGAGGGTCTGCTGCGCCCGGTCGAATCGAAAACGTTGAACAGCAATATTCCGGCGCACCTGCGCGATCCGCGGAATCGCTGGTTCGGCCTGTCGGTTCGCGCCCGCACCATCGTCTACAACACCGGCAAGGTTAAGCCGCCCGAGCTTTCGACGTATGAAGCGCTCGGCGATCCGAAATGGAAAGGCCGCTTGTGTTTGCGCACTTCGAAGAAAGTCTACAACCAGTCGCTGGTGGCGATGATGATCGCCGAGCACGGTCCGCAAAAGACGGAAAAAATCGTCGATTCATGGGTTGGCAATCTGGCGACCGATGTATTTCCCGATGACACCAAGCTGATGGAGGCGGTCGCCGCCGGGCAATGCGATGTCGGCATCGTCAACACCTATTATTTCGGACGCCTGCTCGAAAAATCGCCGAAGCTGCCGCTCGCGCTGTTCTGGCCGAACCAGAAAACCAGCGGCGTGCACGTCAATATTTCCGGCGCTGGCGTTACCAGACAAGCGAAGAATCCGGACGGCGCGGTCAAACTGCTCGAATGGCTATCGGGCGCCGAAGCGCAAAATATGTTCGCCGATGTGAATCTAGAATATCCGGCCAATCCGTCAGTGAAAGCGGATGCCGCGGTCGCCGCGTGGGGCACCTTCAAACCGAATCCGATCAACGTCGTCAACGCCGGCGAAAAGCAGGCCGAGGCGGTGAAATTGATGGATCGGGCTGGGTACAAGTAA
- a CDS encoding iron ABC transporter permease: MNEYKEGARVLRAAPFLIALLVLVPIGIILSSFLTPADDIWRHLVETTLAELIFNTLLLAAGVAVGTTMLGVGLAWLTAVCDFPARKFFSWALLLPLALPSYVTAFVALGILDYTGPLQTALRGWSGSGLAWFPQVRGAGGIIVVMNLALYPYVYLLARSAFLTQGRRVLESAQALGLTQAEGFFRVALPMARPWIAAGVMLALMETLADFGTVSVFNYDTFTTAIYKAWFGLFSLPAASQLASLLIVVAFALLVVESRSRRRMRFAENRPGARAERIALRGWRKWSAFAFAATVFVSGFALPLAQLTIWASETALLDIDSRYFGFLWHSLLLGAMAALLTCVIALLLAYAKRVTHDRWTLAAVRIATIGYALPGAVLAVGVFIAFAALDNALIAFSMHFFDANPGLILQGSLFVMLIAYVTRFLAVGYSPIDSALHRVTRNVDEAAISLGVARGSMLARVHLPMLRGGLFTAAALVFVDVMKEMPITLMTRPFGWDTLAVRIFEMTSEGDWQRAALPAIALVLAGLLPLIWLMRQTENAEPTRRLVAQRNAPAGLIVYAKP; this comes from the coding sequence ATGAATGAATATAAGGAAGGCGCGCGCGTGTTGCGGGCGGCGCCTTTTTTAATCGCGCTGCTGGTGCTGGTTCCGATCGGCATCATTCTGTCTTCGTTCCTGACACCCGCGGATGATATCTGGCGGCACCTGGTCGAAACCACGCTTGCCGAACTCATTTTCAACACCCTGCTGCTGGCGGCCGGCGTTGCCGTCGGCACTACGATGCTCGGTGTCGGTCTGGCCTGGCTGACAGCCGTGTGTGATTTTCCGGCGCGCAAGTTTTTCTCCTGGGCTTTGCTGTTGCCGTTAGCGCTGCCTTCTTACGTAACGGCTTTCGTTGCGCTTGGTATTTTGGACTACACGGGTCCGCTGCAAACTGCGCTGCGCGGCTGGTCGGGTTCCGGGCTCGCGTGGTTTCCGCAGGTCCGCGGTGCTGGCGGCATCATTGTTGTAATGAACCTCGCTTTGTATCCTTATGTTTACCTGCTTGCCCGAAGTGCGTTTCTCACGCAGGGTCGGCGGGTGCTCGAATCCGCGCAGGCGCTCGGATTGACCCAAGCCGAAGGATTTTTCCGCGTCGCGCTGCCGATGGCGCGACCGTGGATTGCCGCCGGCGTCATGCTGGCGCTGATGGAAACGCTCGCCGATTTCGGCACGGTATCGGTGTTCAATTACGACACTTTCACGACAGCGATTTACAAAGCGTGGTTCGGGCTGTTCTCGCTGCCGGCGGCATCGCAGCTTGCTTCGCTGCTGATTGTTGTGGCATTCGCGCTTCTGGTCGTCGAGAGCCGGTCGCGCAGGCGCATGCGTTTCGCCGAAAACCGCCCCGGCGCGCGCGCGGAACGCATCGCCTTGCGCGGCTGGCGCAAATGGTCGGCGTTTGCGTTTGCCGCAACGGTGTTCGTGTCCGGATTCGCGTTGCCGCTGGCGCAATTGACGATATGGGCCAGTGAAACGGCGCTGCTGGATATCGATTCGCGCTATTTCGGTTTTCTCTGGCACTCGCTTTTGCTCGGCGCCATGGCGGCGTTACTAACCTGCGTCATCGCGCTGTTGCTGGCCTATGCCAAACGCGTAACGCATGATCGCTGGACGCTGGCGGCGGTGCGCATCGCGACCATCGGCTATGCGCTGCCAGGCGCAGTGCTCGCGGTGGGAGTTTTTATCGCCTTCGCGGCGCTGGACAATGCCTTGATCGCATTTTCCATGCATTTTTTTGACGCCAACCCGGGGCTGATCCTGCAAGGCAGCCTGTTTGTCATGCTGATTGCATACGTCACGCGTTTTCTCGCCGTCGGCTACAGTCCGATCGACAGCGCGTTGCATCGCGTCACCCGCAATGTCGATGAGGCGGCGATCAGTCTCGGCGTCGCGCGCGGCTCCATGCTGGCGCGCGTGCATCTGCCGATGCTGCGCGGCGGTCTTTTTACCGCGGCGGCGCTGGTCTTTGTCGACGTGATGAAAGAAATGCCGATCACGCTGATGACGCGGCCGTTCGGCTGGGATACGCTGGCCGTGCGCATTTTCGAGATGACCTCGGAAGGCGATTGGCAGCGTGCGGCTTTGCCCGCAATCGCTCTCGTGTTGGCCGGCCTGCTGCCGCTCATCTGGCTGATGCGGCAGACCGAGAACGCGGAGCCTACGCGGCGACTGGTCGCGCAGCGAAACGCGCCGGCTGGCCTGATCGTTTACGCTAAACCTTAG
- a CDS encoding ABC transporter ATP-binding protein produces the protein MPPLLEIIGLTQRYTDADVIRNLGFRIAKGSIGCLLGPSGCGKTTVLRCIAGFETIVGGEIKINGAAVARPGMHIPAERRRVGMMFQDYALFPHLTVAANVGFGLRDRALRKQRVAELLTTVSLLKEAEQYPHELSGGQQQRVALARALAPRPELLLLDEPFSNLDVDLRERLSLELRAILKQQNATAIMVTHDQHEAFAIADEIGIMQHGAIGQWDTPYNLYHKPANRFIADFVGQGAFLPGIALGDNRIEVELGVLRCTTGDWPKGSAVEVLFRPDDILHDDSSPLKAKVLHKAFRGAEFLYTLQLWTGSRVLSLVPSHHNHAIGEKIGIRLEIDHVVAFDRSPATGSRPERAFAAGWRRDT, from the coding sequence ATGCCTCCCTTACTCGAAATCATCGGGCTTACGCAGCGTTATACCGATGCCGATGTCATCCGGAACCTTGGTTTCCGGATTGCGAAAGGCAGCATAGGTTGCTTGCTCGGGCCGAGCGGTTGCGGCAAAACGACGGTGTTGCGCTGCATAGCCGGCTTCGAGACTATCGTCGGCGGCGAGATCAAAATCAACGGCGCGGCGGTCGCGCGTCCCGGCATGCATATCCCGGCCGAGCGTCGCCGCGTCGGCATGATGTTCCAGGATTACGCGCTTTTCCCGCACCTGACGGTCGCAGCCAACGTCGGCTTCGGCTTGCGCGATCGGGCGTTGCGCAAACAGCGGGTCGCCGAACTGCTGACCACGGTCAGCCTGCTCAAGGAGGCCGAGCAGTATCCGCACGAGTTGTCCGGCGGACAGCAGCAGCGCGTGGCGCTGGCGCGGGCGCTGGCGCCCAGGCCAGAGCTTCTGCTGCTCGACGAACCGTTTTCGAACCTCGATGTAGATCTGCGCGAGCGTCTTTCGCTGGAACTGCGCGCGATTCTGAAGCAGCAAAACGCGACCGCGATCATGGTCACGCACGATCAGCACGAAGCATTCGCGATCGCGGATGAGATCGGCATCATGCAGCACGGCGCGATCGGGCAATGGGACACGCCGTACAATCTTTACCACAAGCCGGCCAACCGCTTCATCGCGGATTTTGTCGGGCAAGGCGCATTTCTGCCCGGCATTGCGCTCGGCGACAACCGCATTGAAGTCGAGCTTGGCGTCCTGCGCTGTACGACCGGGGATTGGCCGAAAGGCAGCGCCGTCGAAGTCCTGTTCAGGCCCGACGACATCCTTCACGACGACAGCAGTCCGCTGAAGGCGAAAGTGCTGCACAAGGCCTTCCGCGGCGCTGAATTTCTTTACACGCTGCAGCTTTGGACCGGCAGCCGGGTTCTGTCTCTCGTGCCCAGCCACCACAATCATGCGATAGGCGAAAAGATCGGCATACGGCTCGAGATCGATCACGTCGTCGCCTTCGATCGTTCGCCAGCAACAGGATCGCGGCCAGAAAGAGCGTTCGCGGCTGGCTGGCGTCGAGATACCTGA
- a CDS encoding cytochrome b, translating to MAAPHVADATQRSVQRYSASAQVSHWLLALLIFALYIMGWYMVEIPKKTPPVAFWYNLHKSIGLVAVLPIVYLIWWRLRHKAPPLPVTMPRWEISASKLNHTLFYICLIVMTLSGFLESSFTKWGIKFFGLPLPSVFWEDKNISSIFNEIHFYASYLFIVLIGIHVLAALKHWLIDRDGVFQRMLPR from the coding sequence GTGGCTGCTCCGCACGTTGCCGATGCCACCCAGCGCTCAGTTCAGCGCTATAGCGCGAGCGCCCAGGTTTCGCACTGGCTGCTCGCGCTGCTGATTTTCGCCCTGTATATCATGGGCTGGTACATGGTCGAGATTCCCAAGAAAACGCCGCCCGTTGCTTTCTGGTACAACCTGCACAAATCGATCGGGCTGGTTGCTGTGCTGCCGATCGTTTATCTGATCTGGTGGCGATTGCGCCACAAGGCCCCGCCGCTTCCCGTCACGATGCCTCGCTGGGAAATCAGCGCGTCGAAGCTGAATCACACTCTGTTTTACATCTGCCTCATCGTGATGACTCTGAGCGGATTTCTCGAATCCAGTTTCACCAAGTGGGGCATTAAATTCTTCGGCTTGCCGTTGCCGTCAGTGTTCTGGGAAGATAAAAACATTTCAAGTATTTTTAACGAAATACATTTCTACGCTTCGTATTTGTTCATCGTGCTGATCGGGATTCATGTGCTCGCCGCGCTCAAGCATTGGCTGATCGATCGAGACGGCGTTTTCCAGCGCATGCTCCCGCGCTGA
- a CDS encoding beta-propeller fold lactonase family protein has protein sequence MQKLTCHIVAIIAGLLPAFAFAAPLAYVPNEVSGTISVIDTGTDEVVKEIKAGDKPRGLALGKAGDYLYVSDQPNNDLVIIDLKKQEATGTIELGESPEGVSISPDGKWIAVASEISNAVTLIDTKSKEKGASIKVKGKNPEHAVFSPDSKWLYVSAEEAEQVDVVDVEKQKQVAQIPVGKRPRGIAFLPDGSRAYVASEIASMVYAIDPKTHKVVAEIKGGKFSNGVAVRPDGKRVYISNGKDATVSVIDTATNKIIATIPVGKRPWNMDITPNGKKLYVANGRSDSVSVIDTGTNKKIKDIKVGERPWGVVIAEDAK, from the coding sequence ATGCAAAAACTCACATGTCATATCGTCGCGATCATAGCCGGTCTTCTGCCGGCTTTCGCTTTTGCGGCGCCGCTTGCGTATGTGCCGAACGAAGTCAGCGGCACGATTTCCGTCATCGATACCGGCACCGATGAAGTCGTCAAGGAAATAAAGGCCGGCGACAAGCCGCGTGGCCTGGCGCTCGGCAAAGCGGGTGATTATCTGTACGTCAGCGACCAGCCGAATAATGATCTCGTCATTATCGATCTCAAGAAGCAGGAGGCGACCGGCACCATCGAGCTCGGCGAATCGCCCGAGGGCGTCAGCATTTCGCCCGATGGAAAATGGATCGCGGTTGCGAGTGAGATCAGCAATGCCGTAACGCTGATCGATACAAAAAGCAAGGAAAAAGGCGCATCGATCAAGGTCAAGGGAAAAAATCCCGAGCACGCGGTATTCAGCCCCGACAGCAAATGGCTTTACGTGAGCGCCGAGGAAGCCGAGCAGGTCGATGTGGTCGATGTCGAAAAACAGAAGCAAGTGGCGCAGATCCCGGTCGGCAAGCGTCCGCGCGGCATCGCCTTTTTGCCGGACGGCAGCCGGGCTTATGTCGCTTCCGAGATCGCCAGCATGGTCTATGCGATCGATCCAAAAACGCACAAGGTCGTCGCCGAGATCAAAGGCGGCAAGTTCTCCAACGGCGTCGCGGTACGCCCGGACGGCAAGCGCGTCTACATTTCCAACGGCAAGGATGCGACGGTGTCGGTCATCGATACCGCGACCAACAAAATCATTGCGACCATCCCGGTCGGCAAGCGGCCATGGAATATGGATATCACGCCGAACGGCAAAAAACTTTACGTCGCCAACGGCCGTTCCGACTCGGTCTCGGTGATCGACACCGGGACCAACAAAAAGATCAAGGACATCAAGGTCGGCGAGCGTCCTTGGGGTGTGGTAATTGCCGAGGATGCCAAATAA
- a CDS encoding porin, producing the protein MTLRWLPLHDGLTCQQVVFPNNFQEVVLMMKPKKLSLAIAGACAFLGASAANAGIGFKAGEWDLDFSGNVNAFYTYASCDDSTAVVAGGLACSGGGEPVSVRSGLLPSALVLSAKSRQGAFDVGVTLGFYPGINSVTADGGGNANSPGSPIALGTTGIDMRQNFLTFGDASWGTIKMGRDIGLFGSDAILSDMTLLGVGSTSTNAAPSNTSLGRIGLGYVYTDWIPQITYSTPKLQDFGFLGGPQLSVSVMTPLNAGSTGTTATGDPLNYTANETPMFQAKLAFDYGAAAGSPGLGGKIWASGLYQQNELTPGVAVAGFNDEIDSWGVDGGFKANLGILEGVVYSYYGKGLGTIGLFILAADNTGAERKSYGGYGQLAAKLGATKIGVSYGTSRLSETDADRAALGGVLLKNNESYVVGVYHALTKSLNLVAEYIRTNSENHIGSEIEEDAIAVGAILFF; encoded by the coding sequence TTGACACTGCGTTGGCTGCCATTGCACGATGGCCTCACCTGCCAGCAGGTTGTGTTTCCGAATAACTTTCAGGAGGTCGTTTTGATGATGAAGCCTAAAAAATTAAGTCTGGCGATTGCCGGCGCCTGCGCCTTTCTGGGTGCGTCTGCCGCCAACGCCGGTATCGGTTTCAAGGCCGGGGAGTGGGATCTCGATTTCTCCGGTAACGTGAACGCGTTTTACACCTACGCATCGTGCGACGATTCGACAGCGGTTGTGGCGGGCGGCCTGGCTTGCAGCGGCGGTGGCGAGCCGGTTTCGGTACGCAGCGGCTTGTTGCCGTCGGCATTGGTGCTCAGCGCGAAGAGCCGTCAGGGCGCATTCGATGTCGGCGTGACGCTCGGTTTTTACCCGGGTATCAACAGCGTGACTGCCGACGGTGGCGGTAACGCGAATAGTCCCGGTAGCCCGATTGCGTTAGGCACAACCGGTATCGATATGCGTCAAAACTTCCTGACGTTTGGCGATGCAAGCTGGGGCACCATCAAGATGGGCCGCGATATCGGCTTGTTCGGCTCCGACGCCATCCTGAGCGACATGACCCTGCTGGGTGTTGGCAGCACCAGTACCAACGCAGCGCCAAGCAACACTTCGCTTGGTCGTATCGGTCTGGGTTATGTTTATACGGACTGGATTCCGCAAATAACCTATTCCACGCCGAAGTTGCAGGATTTCGGCTTTCTCGGCGGCCCGCAACTTTCGGTCTCCGTGATGACGCCGCTGAATGCGGGTTCGACGGGCACTACCGCCACAGGCGACCCTCTCAACTATACCGCCAACGAAACGCCGATGTTCCAGGCCAAACTCGCGTTTGACTACGGCGCGGCAGCCGGATCGCCGGGACTGGGTGGTAAAATTTGGGCCAGCGGCTTGTATCAGCAAAACGAGTTGACGCCGGGTGTTGCGGTCGCGGGCTTCAACGATGAAATTGATTCCTGGGGCGTCGACGGTGGTTTCAAAGCCAACCTCGGTATTTTGGAAGGTGTGGTGTACAGCTATTACGGCAAGGGACTGGGAACCATCGGTTTGTTCATTCTGGCTGCGGACAACACCGGTGCTGAGCGCAAATCGTACGGTGGTTATGGGCAACTGGCGGCCAAACTCGGCGCAACCAAGATCGGCGTGAGTTACGGTACCAGCCGGCTCAGCGAAACCGATGCTGACCGGGCAGCCTTGGGCGGCGTGTTACTCAAGAACAATGAGTCGTACGTCGTCGGTGTCTACCACGCTTTGACCAAGAGCCTGAACCTGGTTGCCGAATACATCCGCACCAATTCGGAAAATCATATTGGTAGCGAAATCGAGGAAGACGCTATCGCAGTCGGCGCGATTCTGTTCTTCTAA